The Gammaproteobacteria bacterium genome window below encodes:
- a CDS encoding dihydroorotate dehydrogenase electron transfer subunit: MRAGRETTPVFVEEGEVLSHREYPGGQYRLRLRTPRCAAAARPGSFVHLRCDSELLQRRPLSIMLADADEGWIELLYKTGGQGLTLLSAAEPGSVLHSMGPIGHGFSLSEARPIVLLLGGGVGIPPVLFQARRLAGNGNWSPRLFLGSELPFPFALEKHGKENRLRCAEQWGVPSHLASNAGLEGCHRGNLTETAHEWLDALPRERLPEVAVYACGPTPMLKAAAQLAADFGVHAELCLEEYMACAVGGCAGCTVEAHTPDGLAMKRVCVDGPVFPATWIYPS; the protein is encoded by the coding sequence ATGCGCGCTGGGCGTGAAACGACACCAGTCTTCGTCGAGGAAGGCGAGGTGCTGTCGCACCGGGAATATCCGGGAGGCCAGTACCGACTCCGGCTCCGCACGCCGCGCTGCGCCGCGGCGGCGCGGCCAGGCAGCTTCGTGCATTTGCGCTGCGATTCGGAACTGCTCCAGCGCCGGCCGCTGTCGATCATGCTTGCCGATGCCGACGAAGGCTGGATCGAACTGCTGTACAAAACCGGAGGGCAGGGACTGACCCTGCTTTCGGCCGCCGAACCCGGGTCCGTGCTGCATTCCATGGGGCCGATCGGACACGGCTTTTCCCTTTCCGAAGCGCGCCCTATTGTGCTCCTGCTGGGCGGTGGAGTGGGCATTCCGCCGGTTCTCTTCCAGGCCCGGCGCCTGGCGGGAAACGGCAATTGGAGCCCCCGGCTGTTCCTGGGTTCGGAGCTGCCTTTTCCGTTTGCGCTGGAAAAGCACGGCAAGGAGAACCGTTTGCGTTGCGCCGAACAGTGGGGCGTGCCTTCGCACCTGGCCAGCAACGCCGGCCTGGAAGGCTGCCATCGCGGTAACCTCACCGAAACGGCGCACGAATGGCTGGACGCTCTGCCGCGGGAGCGGCTGCCCGAAGTGGCGGTGTACGCCTGCGGGCCCACACCGATGCTGAAGGCCGCGGCGCAACTGGCGGCGGATTTCGGCGTCCATGCCGAGCTGTGCCTGGAGGAATACATGGCCTGCGCGGTGGGCGGGTGTGCCGGATGCACCGTCGAAGCCCATACGCCCGACGGCCTGGCCATGAAGCGGGTTTGCGTGGACGGGCCGGTGTTTCCCGCAACCTGGATCTATCCGTCCTAG